From the Colletotrichum lupini chromosome 1, complete sequence genome, the window TCACTTGCACCGTCAAATCGTCCCTGTTTCGGATTGGTCAGTCTTCCTGATTCATGTGCTCTACCTCGAACTTGCAACCTGACTCACCTGTAGCGTCTCGAGAAGGGGGAGGGCAGAGTCAGCAGGGCGGAGACCTGCTCTTCGTTCTTGCCACCAAGGGCGTTACGGACCAAGTGCGTAGCCACGTTCTTGTCCTTGACGACGAACCGTTCGGGGGCGTCGGGAGAAATTCCCCACTGCTGCAGGCGGATAGGCGTCTTCTGGCCATCGACGCTCTTGTCGCTCGCCTGCTCGACGGGGAGGCTAGACTTCTTGGATCCGAAGAGCTTGGACCAGGTAGAATCAAACTGCGAGCCAGAGCCGCTGGCTTGAGTCTCGATCCACTTGCCGACAAGACCAACGACCTCCTCGTTGGTAAGCATCTCCCACAAACCGTCGGTAGCCATAACGACAAAGTCACCATTCTCAGGCTCAATCTTTGTGGTTGTGACGACAGGCTCGGCAGTGACGTACGGGGGCGTCTTGAGGAGAGGGGAAGCGGACCGGGCAAAGAAGGATTCACGGAGTCTGTTGGTGATCTCGCGGCTCCACTTGTAGCTAGCATCGCCGAACGCGCGGGTCGGTTCCAAACCGCCAAGAACTCGGCCGTTGTGAACGACTCGGTCCTCGCCAGGGTGGAGCTTGCGAAGGCGGGCTGCCTCATCGGGGTTGCCTCCTGTTTGGTCAACAGAGAGAGCGGTAGCTGTCCACTTGCCAGACGCAGATCGACGGCCGAGGACCGCTCGCGAGTCGCCAGTGCAGGCAACTCGCAAAAGCTTGGATCTGCTGTCGTAGAATGACAACAGGGCGCAGGAGCCAGACAGGGCGGGTGCCAGCAGCTCTGCAGCCATAGTCTTGGAGCCGGCTTTGAGAACCCTCTCGACGCTCTGGTTGACAATCTCGTCATCCAGACGAGTGAAACCAAGCTTGATGGCGGTATCGATAGCATCAGCCGCAGGAGACAGGTCAGCGGATGACTGGTAGGTCTGGTTGAGCTCGTTGGCAACGGAGGCAATCAAAGTCTGGCGCAGCTTTGCCGAAGTTGTCCAGCCACTGTTCAGTGGTTAGCAATCATCAAAGATAACGCCGCCATAATGTTCACTTACGCATGGCCGTCAAAGACGCCCCAGAACATCCAGTCGTTGCTCTTGCCGGCAGCACCCGCGGCCTGGTTCGGCACCTCGACAATCTTCTCGGCATGGTCGTCTTCGATGGGATCGTTGCTAGGAAGCTGGACAAGGTCGTAACGCAGTACGCCCTGTCCTCTATTGACGAGGAAGGACTGCTCCGTCTTGCGCAGCTTCTCGGTAGCTTGTTCGGGGGTCAGCATCTCGATAACCTTACGGCCGTCGTCGCTAGTCGTCTTGGATATAGGCCCCTCTCCAACAAATGTACCGGTATGCAGCTGATCAGCGCCTACGACGAGAACAGAACGGGTCGGGGCAGCATCGCCGCCGGCATTGGATGCGGTGGTGAAGCTCCTCGTCAAGCTCGATGCCTTATCGAGACCGGTTCCGTTGTAGGAGTACCAGGCGCCGTAGCCGACGAGGGTGGACACAAGGGCGACGGAGAAGCGGCGGATGTACATGGAGGACTTTAGCGGCTGGACGGCATGCTCGGGGTGGTGTTGatacgaggaggaggatcgCAGGCCGTGGCGGGTAGCGTAGGACGAGGAGAGGTTATGGTCCAAGAGACCCCGTCGGCTGTTGCGTGCGAAACTACGAGCCGTACATCGGTAAGTTGTCCGTAAGGCCCTCACTGCTGCGCGATGCATTTGGGGCAGCGAGATGAGAGTGAAAGGCGGTTGGACTGGAAGGCGATCCAAGTCCAGTAAGGAGTGTAGAGAGAGCGTCGTGGGAGGGTTTGAGGAAGTGAGCTACCGGCGGGCTGCCAAGACGTCGTGTCGTGCCTCAGGCCGCAGGCGGGCGTAATCGAGTCTGGGGAAGCTGTAAGTAGGTGCAGTTGAGTGCAGCACTGTGGACCTTGGTGTCCCGTATTGGTCAGGTACCTTGTGCCGCCTATCCTGGGCCCGCGATCAGTGGTGGTGATTGCTAACTATAGCAACGTCAGAGGAACAACTCAATATTGGCATACAGGTTTGCTAGCGCCTACAACGGGATCAAAGACGCCAAATGTGTCGTCGGATGTTTCAGGGATTCGTTTGTCAGTTTGGTGAGAATTCTTTGCGTTGCGTACGACAAACAAAGTCAACCAAGGGAGTACGATACCTACTTCACCTGTCTAAGGTTGAGCCTTGAGGTAGTAGTGGTGGGTACGCATTACTGCCTTAGCTTCTGGCCGAGTGTTATCTTATCCGCAAGACCCCACTCAACTTTAAGGTAATGTAAGGTAAGTGGAGGTAAGGTATCCGCAGCTGTAGTCACCTCACGGAGTGCCCTAAGGTGGCTCAGAGAGCCTGCTTCACCATCCTCAACTCTTTCTTTACCTCGTGCATGTATTATGTTCGCCCGGCATTCAAAGCCGATGTGCTGGATCACCGGAGCATGCTAGCGTATGAAGTTTTACTTTCGACGCCGGCCGCAGAAGATGTTCAGTACAGGCCACGGCATGTGGGCTATAATCACCTGAGTGTGTCTCTGAATGAAAGAAGTATTAAACTGCCTCGCTATGGACCATGCCGTCATTCCCATGTCCCTTGAACTCATATGCCTGCTTCTTTTGAAGCCCTTAACCCCCACCTTAAGTAGCCTCCATAAAAACGCCTTACCATGAGCAAGCACACCTTGCTGGAGAAACAATCAACTCTGCTCATCGACCCTGCTTGCCCTGTCCTTCACATCGCATTGGCCGTCAAGTGTAGGTCTGGAGGCACCTGCCAGCCATGGGCCATGGCAGAGCGTCTGTACGCATCAATGGCCTCACCGACGCCATAGTCGGGTCCTCCTCCAGTCATTTGGCCTGTTCCCTGGTACTCAAGTCTAGCTGGAAAAGGCTCGAGATTGCACAGAGCCAAGCGAACCTGGAGTAGAACACTCTCCATACTGCTCGCAACAGACCAACCGCTGTTCGTCAGAAGCTCCATGCACATGGCACCGCCAGCCGTGACATGACCACCACCTCTGCGCGAAAAGGGTAAGAAACGGGGGCGAACGACCCGGACGAAGGGGGGCGAGTGAGGGAACTGGCGGCCAAATCGGATCTCGAGGACGATGCTCTCAACGCCCGCTCGCTCCATATCCTGCGCAAGAGGCAAGGACTTTTCGAAGCTGTGCAGCTCAACGATCCACTGAAACATGTTTGTAATGTTGCTAAAATCGATGAACCAGCCGAGCTGATGAAGAGGTGTTGTAGCCTGCACCTTCTGTAACTTGGCAAGCTCTTTGCCAAGGACCTTTCGCCCCGCGTCTGAAGCCCAGCTCGGGGCCGGCAGCTGAGGCAGTGTCGTTACGTCAAGTGTGCCCGGCGTGAAAGAGGTCTTGTCTGGATCAGTCTCCGGTTCGGCATCAAGGACGACTGTATCGGCGTCTTTGTTGTCGTTCTCTGTCTCCTTTCGGAGGTCCATGATCTTGTCAAAGTCATCTGGCTGGTCGTCGCCCGAATCATCCGTGAGGATGATCGGCTGAGACCACGAGGACCCTGGAACAACGGATTTCTGGCGCCACTTTGGCAGTGCTGCAGCTGGGATCTCCAACACGGTATTGTTAATCCCCACCGGTTGCCACTTGGGATCTTGTAAGATGTACTCCGGCTTCGTCTCTGGCTCTTCTTCGTGCTTCACTGATTGGTTCCGCTGAATAATGAGGTAGCGGCACTGGATCCAATCAACCTCGTCGACAACATAGTACGGATGAACGGATTTGAATCTTTCCGGACGGTTGATAATCTCGCAGAGACCCATAGCGGCGTACAGCTTGAGTTCCGAACCCGCCCATGATGTCTCGTTGCCCTGCTTCATGCAGTAGCCCAAGCTTGTTGCGAAATCGCGGGCGAAGTACACTCCATGACCATAGGCACGCCCATGGAGCATTTGTTTGAAGTCCAAACCAGTCCGGATGATACTGTGCCAATTCCCGAGCGGGCTCCCGTGCCATGCAAACATCGTTGGGTATCTTTGACTCGCCTCCTTCTCAAGCTCTTTCTTGAACCGATTCTCTTTCTCAGGGGATCCTTGGGCAAAGCGGAATTGCATCCAATCGTCACCCAATCCGACGAAGCGTTCCTTTTGTCGAGCCTCAGTCGCTTGAATCCCGCCAATGTCAAGGTCAACCGGCTGGTCAATCTGTACAATGAGCGAGCGGTTGGAAGCCACAACCCATCGAAGCAAAGCCAGAGCCGACTTGGATATCATCTTGTACTTAGATAGAGACCAGCCTTGGTGGCTAAGAAGAAAGTCCCGTAGGTATCTGATGGGAGGGATCGTCTGCACGAGAATCAATAACGCCTCCCTCCGATACGCTTCGCTCAGACTGTCGAGATCATGATCGTAGAGATATAGCTCAGCATCGCCCTCCTCATCATCGATGTGTTCTTCGTGATAGACGTGTGTCTCAAAAGGCGGTTGAGTATACCCGGGGCGCGGTTGAACAACTGTACTATGGTACGTTACTTTGTCGGTTGATATGAGACGATCGAACTCAAACGCTTTGCCACAATCGTTGCCGCTGTCGTCATGGATCGTGTTGACTGAGGTGATGCGGCAATGGTGCATGTTTAGATCTTTCCCATCGCGGCGCAAAACACGTTTGGCCAAAATGATCATGTCTCCCGGTCGCAACTTCTCCAGTTTCTCGGAGAAGCGCACGTTGAACTTCCCAGCAGAAATTTGGGCCCAGACTAGAATTCCGGAATCTTCTACTATCTGCGGCTGCATTGGGGCCTGAATCGGGACCTGCATCGTTGTTGCCTGGAATCTGTTCGTCGCGGACGTGGAATCTCCTGGTGTGACATGGCTCGGGACGGGGACTTTGATAGACAGACCTCGCGGCCATTCTCGAATTCGGCCACTTTTCAGAGCAGCAGCGCAGAAACTGATCAACAGGTCGACGACATAGGGACGAGCGATGATGTCGTGCTCAGTACTGGGACCCATACCTAAAGCCATATACTGGAAGAGACAGAGAGGATCGTTGCAGACGTACGGCTTGAGGGCAGTAAATCCAGGTTCAGTTTTGCGATGGCATACGAGGCAGTACTGCGTGCTTTTGACAAAGTAGCGCAGAGCGAACTGCATCGCAATCAGGGGCAAGCTGAGTTCTTCGCGCGGCGATGGGCCCGTATCCCGGGGGTTTTGTCGTACGTAGTCCTTGTTGAGCGATGTGAGAGCTGACGTCGAGACTTGAGCCTCTTCTTCAATCGAGCTGCCGGCCGTTTGGCTTCGCTTCGAATCGTGACTGCTTTGTGTGGAGCT encodes:
- a CDS encoding protein phosphatase 2C is translated as MHRAAVRALRTTYRCTARSFARNSRRGLLDHNLSSSYATRHGLRSSSSYQHHPEHAVQPLKSSMYIRRFSVALVSTLVGYGAWYSYNGTGLDKASSLTRSFTTASNAGGDAAPTRSVLVVGADQLHTGTFVGEGPISKTTSDDGRKVIEMLTPEQATEKLRKTEQSFLVNRGQGVLRYDLVQLPSNDPIEDDHAEKIVEVPNQAAGAAGKSNDWMFWGVFDGHAGWTTSAKLRQTLIASVANELNQTYQSSADLSPAADAIDTAIKLGFTRLDDEIVNQSVERVLKAGSKTMAAELLAPALSGSCALLSFYDSRSKLLRVACTGDSRAVLGRRSASGKWTATALSVDQTGGNPDEAARLRKLHPGEDRVVHNGRVLGGLEPTRAFGDASYKWSREITNRLRESFFARSASPLLKTPPYVTAEPVVTTTKIEPENGDFVVMATDGLWEMLTNEEVVGLVGKWIETQASGSGSQFDSTWSKLFGSKKSSLPVEQASDKSVDGQKTPIRLQQWGISPDAPERFVVKDKNVATHLVRNALGGKNEEQVSALLTLPSPFSRRYRDDLTVQVIFFGNGEKTGSVNLNEEATAPSKQQAVKAKL
- a CDS encoding polymerase, whose amino-acid sequence is MARHKFNADLAQASREQVEHISGLQKGDDDGELTFVLSHDALPSPLTVCLTALNVDDYPHGPGFVAYTKEESVSSTVFKVLDDIPNLSQGRTILKTLVIISKKLSSNLNSANVDEGSDVEMTDIDDDEHCGNYEDEDEEEYDDEDYEYDDIDFGIDFGGDATPQPPSHLAKFPSRLIDDLQKAKDAGFKISLLGDAATHEESCIFALSLLVEHLGISEDTLEAWEISASDYIVLLFKYDAGYPCVETFTKLPAGHSESMQFRLGKCASFKPTLHSALIPFQKNLDTAKKISEKDGLPKETSREAAFCSMPISESLDIFLNKEFATLLKTRLDDGVSWDRAKDMMEEMTKEGHLRVDSSTQSSHDSKRSQTAGSSIEEEAQVSTSALTSLNKDYVRQNPRDTGPSPREELSLPLIAMQFALRYFVKSTQYCLVCHRKTEPGFTALKPYVCNDPLCLFQYMALGMGPSTEHDIIARPYVVDLLISFCAAALKSGRIREWPRGLSIKVPVPSHVTPGDSTSATNRFQATTMQVPIQAPMQPQIVEDSGILVWAQISAGKFNVRFSEKLEKLRPGDMIILAKRVLRRDGKDLNMHHCRITSVNTIHDDSGNDCGKAFEFDRLISTDKVTYHSTVVQPRPGYTQPPFETHVYHEEHIDDEEGDAELYLYDHDLDSLSEAYRREALLILVQTIPPIRYLRDFLLSHQGWSLSKYKMISKSALALLRWVVASNRSLIVQIDQPVDLDIGGIQATEARQKERFVGLGDDWMQFRFAQGSPEKENRFKKELEKEASQRYPTMFAWHGSPLGNWHSIIRTGLDFKQMLHGRAYGHGVYFARDFATSLGYCMKQGNETSWAGSELKLYAAMGLCEIINRPERFKSVHPYYVVDEVDWIQCRYLIIQRNQSVKHEEEPETKPEYILQDPKWQPVGINNTVLEIPAAALPKWRQKSVVPGSSWSQPIILTDDSGDDQPDDFDKIMDLRKETENDNKDADTVVLDAEPETDPDKTSFTPGTLDVTTLPQLPAPSWASDAGRKVLGKELAKLQKVQATTPLHQLGWFIDFSNITNMFQWIVELHSFEKSLPLAQDMERAGVESIVLEIRFGRQFPHSPPFVRVVRPRFLPFSRRGGGHVTAGGAMCMELLTNSGWSVASSMESVLLQVRLALCNLEPFPARLEYQGTGQMTGGGPDYGVGEAIDAYRRSAMAHGWQVPPDLHLTANAM